A genomic region of Pelodiscus sinensis isolate JC-2024 chromosome 1, ASM4963464v1, whole genome shotgun sequence contains the following coding sequences:
- the LOC102452820 gene encoding glioma pathogenesis-related protein 1-like has product MLDDLRDLRIMKITLSLPVLLILDLFICCYSFEPSSLPDIKDKQFIEECVTTHNHFRSQVNPAASNMLHMSWDPDLAKTARAWAKTCQFKHNIYLKIPGKTHPRFTSVGENIWTGSLQLFSVTAALALWFNEFKDYTYSTRACTKICGHYTQIVWAASYKVGCAVHFCPRVTGFEGSNAAHFICNYGPAGNFPTQPYTTGVACSKCNGEKCENKLCENPDREKVIYNSGWYPDWDTSSAWDEAMCDQYCIAVLVLRPLLIVLTFGAIWFLQKHYLQLSISN; this is encoded by the exons ATGTTGGATGATCTGAGAGACTTGAGGATCATGAAAATCACACTGTCCCTTCCCGTGCTGCTAATACTGGATCTCTTCATTTGCTGTTACTCTTTTGAACCAAGCTCTTTACCGGATATAAAAGACAAGCAGTTTATTGAGGAGTGTGTGACGACTCATAACCATTTTCGGTCCCAGGTGAATCCAGCAGCCAGCAACATGCTTCACATG AGCTGGGACCCAGATTTGGCAAAGACAGCCAGAGCATGGGCAAAGACATGTCAGTTTAAACATAATATCTATCTCAAGATACCAGGGAAGACCCACCCTCGCTTTACTTCTGTTGGAGAAAACATCTGGACTGGCTCTCTTCAACTTTTTTCTGTGACTGCAGCCCTCGCTCTTTGGTTCAATGAGTTCAAAGACTACACCTATAGCACACGTGCTTGCACCAAAATATGTGGCCATTATACTCAG ATTGTTTGGGCGGCAAGTTACAAAGTTGGCTGCGCTGTTCACTTCTGCCCCAGAGTAACAGGATTTGAGGGATCTAatgcagcacatttcatttgcaACTATGGGCCCGC TGGGAATTTTCCAACACAACCTTATACAACAGGAGTAGCATGCAGCAAATGCAATGGTGAGAAGTGTGAAAACAAGCTATGTG AAAATCCAGACCGTGAGAAAGTCATAT ATAATTCTGGATGGTACCCAGACTGGGATACATCTTCAGCCTGGGATGAAGCCATGTGTGACCAGTACTGTATTGCTGTTCTAGTTTTAAGGCCATTATTAATTGTATTGACTTTTGGAGCAATCTGGTTTCTACAGAAGCATTATCTCCAATTATCTATAAGTAACTAA